The Aythya fuligula isolate bAytFul2 chromosome 18, bAytFul2.pri, whole genome shotgun sequence DNA window GGCTTGTCCTCCTTGGCTCATGTGGCATTTTCCCTccttgcagcagcctgtggcCATGCTGAGCATTTCAGATAAGCCATGACCGTGCTCACGTGTGGGTAGTGCTGTAAAGCACGAGGCCAGCCCAGAATGTTCCCATCCCCTCCACCGAAACCTGCAAACCTGCACcgagccctgctctgcagaaggagGGTCACAAAACCCACTGCGAGCTGCCGTGTTTTGTGCCAGCACTTGTTAGGAAGGTaggagccaggaaaaaaaaaaaaaaaaaagcatttgagccCTCTTAGCCTTGGAAAGGACCCAAGTCAGAGGGGAGACGGCAGGACAAGCAGGGGAGTGTGAGCCATCTGGCACTGCGTGTGCTATCTATCGAGGAGGCGTAACGCAGCGCTCAAGGAGACTGAAGGGCAAACACAATCAAAGCAGGGCACAACGGGAACTCGTCTGCCTACACCTCCTGGCCACAAGGCCCACAGCTGGCAGATCTTACAGCGACAGTGGAAAGGACTGGGGACACAAAGAAGCGCAGCCAGGCCAGGTGAATGGGATACTGAAGAAGAGCCCGTTATTGTGCCTGAGGGCACAGCCAACCCCTTGGGTTAAGGCAGGGTCTCAGGAGAGGAGGACTGTTACAGAGCCTTCCTCCAGGGTGCTGAGCAATGGGGAACGTGAAAGGTTGGTCCTGAACTGCATCAACCACTCTGGCACTTGAGCAATGCTCTGCCCTCACCTAACATCGACACCTGCCTGGGACCTCTTTTGGATGCAGACAGCCAAACTGTCTGACAGCTCTTGTTTCTCCAGCTCACAGATGAGATGTTTGTGGATCTGCCCACAACCACCTTCCCCTGCAATACCACCGAGCGCTTGGCACACTGCTGAAGCTCCTCCCCAGTCTGCTGGTGTGGCTGAGCTGCAGTTACAAGAGTAGGCTGGGAAGAGAGAACCCAGAGAGAGCTGGTGCTGGCCACAAAGCACACGGTCCCCAGCTCACCTGTTTTTCATGTATCTGAGGAAGTCTGGGTGAACTACCAGGTATTTGTCCAACGTGAAATCCTCATCGAATCTATCCCGGGGCCTTTGCCTACAGACAGGAATATGGAGATTCAGGACAAGCTTCTGTATTTCATCACGGCTGAAAAGCATCAGCCCTGATGCACTTGGTGATGAGAGAAGAATCACAAACACTCTTAAGTTATTCTGCAACATTTCTTAGATGGCAAAGCCTCCACAGCCTGTGTTGCAGGGGAAGAGatgcaggaggaaaagcaacaacagGAAACAAATGTCTAAAACATGCATGCTCATAGACAAGACATTGTGAAATCAGGCCTCCATCCACGAGCAGGACCACGCACAGACACTGAATCAAGCAACAGCATGCATTCATCCACAGCTTTCTCTGAGCTCAAGCCACACATCTCTAAACCCAGCTATTTCTAAGAAGGAGATGTATTGGTTACAGCAGTGCTCATAGCTGGGGAGGAAATAATATGTTTCTCCAGATAAATatggaagaggagggaggattTAACACAGCTTGACCCTGGCCTGCACCTCAGCAGGACTGAGCACCGTGGAGAGGAAGATGGTAGGGCAGAGAGCTCCACACTGAAGGGTGTAGAGGTGGGGCCAGTTTGATTTACCCGTAGTGGTTCAGGAATCCTTTCCTGATGTCCTTGTTCAGCAGAAGAGCCTTCAGCCACTCGTAGTCTCTAGCTCCCTCCAGGAAGTGAATGTATCTGATATGCTAAGACAAAAAATGAGCATTAATGAACAGCACAGGAGAGAGACACCCTGTAGCACCAAAAAGCAAGCGGGCACCTAGGTTCACCAAGTTTTTCAGGCACACACCTCTGATCTTTTAATTATCCCACCGAAGCAGAATGGAGAGGACATCTGATGTATAGCTACTCCGACATGCCAAAGGTTCATGAGGGAGTTCAAACGTTGGAACGTGCTCCCTAGAGAGGTGGCTGGCAATGTTTAGTAAGTATTTGGACAATGCCATTAATAACATTAACGTttgttagccctgaagtggtgaggcagtgggacttgatctttgtaggtccaAGTGACCAATTCTCATCTGTTCTAAAGGGCTGGGGTAGGACTAAAGCAACTTGCCACTGTGAAGACTGACTCTCAAGCCAATGCAGGTTCCCTCGCCAAGGGTAATGCTAAAGGATTAGCTCAGCCCCATTGCTCATCACACATAGAAAGATCAGAACTGAAGGCTAACAGCATCCTGTCAAAGCTGTGCAAGCAAACAGCATGGACCGGACTTACTTTTCCCCGTGGAATCTTGCTGAACCCTTTGTGTTCCAAGATCTGGAGAGAGGACACGAGGGAGAAGGCTGTGAATCCGTAAAAGGAGGTTTTCGTTCCCACATCTTTTTCGTAACCTTTGATTACAGCCCCACTCACCCTAGCCAAGGAAATAAACAGAGGAGCAGAGTTAGCAGGTGACCTTGCAAAAACCTTAGCACCATATTTgtaacaggaaaagagaaaaaacctttttgatttttcatcttttcctgcCACCAACCATTTTGGCACTTCAGAGTCAGTGCAATTAGCTGCTAGCCAGAACAGGCTGTGCATCTTGTAAGGGAGCAGCGATCAGACTGCCTTACCGGAACACGTAGTCATGGGAGTCGATCTCCTGGCCCATCCCGGAGTTATTCAGTATTCCCCCGTTCCCCACAACAGCACAGCTAATGCACGCTGACTcgtttctgctgctgttggccaggagcagctgctggtggggctgtgggggcagcAATGTCATGACCTCTTTCACCACTGCGAAGCAAACATGGGGAAGAATTAGCATCAAGAGCCTCGGGGATGGACCCAGGGAAACCCCCACAGTTTCCCCCATAAGATCCGCCCAGCCTGATGCCTTTGACAGGGAGATcctgccagccagcagctatTTGGCATCCAGTTCCTGTGGGAGGTTTGGGGATCCCATCCTGACATGCCCCCAGGGACTCACGTGAGTAATTGAGCTCCATGAAGCCGTAGGGAGGTGCGAAGTGCTCCAGGCGGTCCCACTCCCTATCGTTGAAGTACCTCTTATCGGTGAAGAGCATGATGTTAGGCAGGAAAAGATCTCGCAGCCAGTCCGACTTGGCAGCCTTGGCCTTCACTGATTCGGAGCAGGtcttgaaaaagaagaaataatgagGGCTGATTAGCAGCGAGCTGATAAACCTGAGTGCCAGTGCATGTGTCTCTGTGTGAGAGTACTGGAAAGAACCAGAGAAGCTCCAGGGGTTCAGGATCCatccctcccagtgcccccatcACTGTGAACATGATGAACAATTTCAGCATTAGATTAACAATTAGCTGATGGAAAATCACTGCCAGATAAGACAGAATTACTGCAGGTCTCTGGGACTTTCCCCATAAGAACAACAGGCCTAAAATGCTCACATGTTTTTAACAGCTCTGGACCCCTCTGCCTGATGCAAAAACCCACCTGTGATGGGTCTAACCTGAATCCACCAGATAAGGCACCTCACAAGGCCCTTGCCCCAGGCAACACACGAATCCACTCACTGACAAAGCTGGGGGATCAGATCACCATTATCACTCCCTCGACAGATAAGGAAAAGCATGCAAACAACTTGCTCAGTGTCATAAAGCAATCACAGGGTGGCATGTAGCCGATAAGGGAATCCAAGTCAGTTTATTCTCTTAACAAGAGCGGGCTCAGTGCAGCTGGAGAGCTCGAGTCCTCTGCTGTGGATTTTCCACGGAGTCAGTTTGGGCTTTTTCACAGACACCTTCACCAAATACTTAGTACcaaaagatgaaagaagacCGAGTGGAGCTGTGTGTCCACCCCAAACCCCCAGCAATGACCAGACATGGCCAAAGCCCTGCGGTGCGCTCCACAGCTGAGCTGGGCTCCGTGCTGCAGGTGACGGTGACATCGTGCCTGTCACAGCAGCACAATGAGAAGAACACCGCGGAGGGTTTGACATTGGCATCATTTCATTTGCAGCATGTTTCACGTCCAGAGACGAGGATGTtccctgctggctcatgctgtACTTGATCCTGTCCAAGGCCTGCTCCTCCTTGTGCCTCCACAGCTaggctggaggaagagctgACAGCAGAGGGAAGGACACAAAGCAGGTTGCAGTGCTTCCAGtcactccccctctcccacAATTAGAGATCAGCTTTGGGAGCAAGCCCCTGTGCGTGCTGTCTAGATCCAAACCCTCCCTAAAGACCCTCCCGTGTgtatttcctcctcttttcacCACCCTGGAAGGGTTTTTCACACTCCATCAGCCGTTCTGCACGCCCAGATGGCCTGCAGCCCCGCTGACAGCAGAACACGCTCTCAGCTTCCCGCTGTAAGCTGTCGGCTCACGttcctctgccagctcctgctctgagcTTCTGCGATGGGTGCACGTGCTCTGCGGCTCACTGGGGAGGACGGGAGCAtctgggagccagcagcaggatccTGGTGACCTAACCTCGATGCATGCAGCGCAGTAACGCTGGGCAGGAGGGGTCAGGGATTACCTGATGGTGTGTACACACTCAGCCTCCTATTTCACCCACTCCCATTTGTATTTTGGGTGACTCAAGCCCAGGAGAGACCAGGAACAAAGATGCACATCCTGCTCTACAGACTTGATCGTCTGCCAGGCCCTTCTGCTGTGTCTCAGCAAGGCTGGGCCAGAATGCGAGCTCAAGGGTTTAACAGCCAAGCCTCGCATTTAGCAGAATCACAGATCTTTGGGTAAAAGAATCACAGATCTTTGGGTAACAGAAGGGCCAGCCTCTCCTCTCAAGCAATTCAATGCACGCCCTGTCAGCAAAAGAATGGCACTCACTGCCAAAAGGGGCGAATGGCACCACAGAAAGATGCCACAAGGGAGAGAGAGCTCAAAAAGCAAACTCCAAAGCAGTAATGCTTGTCCCAGGACCTTTTATCAGCCCAGCTCAGCTACCTCTGCTCTCCGTATGTCTCCCAGGGCATCCTGGGCACCCTGAGGTTGGGGAACAGGATTAACTTTTtcaggagcagcccctgctccactgGGAGGGGTGTGAGCAGAACAACAcggtgcctgcagccctggcagacCCCTGAAGCAACATCTGCATTCACCCTTAGTGCCAGCACCATGGCGTATGGCAATGGGAGAAGATTGGTAAAGATGGGTAAAGAATCTGCCTGCTCTACATACAGGGTAGAAAAGGTGAATCCCCAGCACCTGGTAAAGACTCCCAtcttccttaaaataaacaagtaaaaaaaaaaaaaaaaaaagttattttttaaccatCGGTACTCCAATGGGGCACACCCACACATAGTTTAATTTTCACcagtacaaataaaaaacatgaaaaacgGAAACAGTCTCCACCCTACTGCCTCCAGAGCAGGCATGCAACTGCTTATCACGCATCATCTAATGCTTTTGCTCTGACCTTATTTTGACTTCAGCACAAGCAACTAAGGAAGCCTCCGTTCCTGCGAGACCCTCCTCACCATCCTCCTTTATAGCACAGCACGAGCACGTCAGGttcctccctgctgccaaaATTTTTTTGACTTGCTTTGATAAATACGTACTTGGGTAAGCAGATGTTCAGACGTGTTCCTGCTCCTGTTCCCTCCCCATGACCCTGtggggtttttgtgtgtgttttttttgttttgtttttgtgtgtctaTTTGGTTTTTAGCTGGGCTGCATACAACAGAGATGAAGGCACTGTGTGCCTGTGCAATAGAGCAAGGCACCTAAAAGCTGGATCACCTTGTGGCACACCTAGGAGGAGAGATATTTCCCAGATAAGGAGGTCGACAGGGACAAACACGCACGGCCATCACGCTTACCGCTGGTGGAGCCGAGCTGTCCAGCAGGTACTCATCCTCGAAATCCCACTGTGGCTCAGACTTGAAGTCAGCAGCCCTCAGGCTCTTCTTTTCTGTCACTGCAGCAGTCTGAGTCACGGGTTGCACAGTTTTCACTGACAGAGAAGGGTCCTTTGgtgttgttttgtctttggtTGTGTTGTCTCCATGAGCTACCTTCACCCCAGAGGATGGTTTCTCTGTTGTCTTCTCTTTGACTCCCTCTCCCCTGGGAAGTGATTTTGGCGTTGTCTTGTCATTtactccttcctttccccctgGGGTTTGTCTCACcactgttttctccttgtttccCTCCACCCTCGTGGCTGTTTCCACCGTTGTATTCTTGATTCCCTCCACCTCAGGGGGCAGTTTCAGAGTCACCTTCTGCATGGCTTCCTCTGCCCCTGGAGCCAGTCtcactgctgttttctccttgtttccCTCCACCTTTGAGGCTATTTCCACTGTGGTACTCTTGATTACCTCCACTTCAGGGGGCTGTTTCAGAGTCACCTTCTGCATGGCTTCCTCTGCCCCTGGAGCCAatcttgctgctgttttctccttgttccCCTCCACCCTCGTGGCTGTTTCCACTGTAGTGCTCCTGATTCCCTCCACCTCAGGGGGTTGTTTCACAGTCACCTTCTCCTTGGCTTCCTCCGCCCCGGGAAGTGGTCTCGTTGTGTTCTTCtgctcctcttcttcccagCTTGGTGTCCTCTCAGCTGTACCTTGTTCAAGCCTTGTAGTGTTTCTCTCCAAACCCACCTCTGAAATTCCACTTGCGTTCCCATTAGCAGAATAGTCTGAACCTTGTTGCTCTTGGGTGTCCACTCGTTGCACATCTGGGGCGCGCTGGAAAATACTGAACGGCCTGAA harbors:
- the ST6GALNAC1 gene encoding alpha-N-acetylgalactosaminide alpha-2,6-sialyltransferase 1, producing MGGNAVRPFSIFQRAPDVQRVDTQEQQGSDYSANGNASGISEVGLERNTTRLEQGTAERTPSWEEEEQKNTTRPLPGAEEAKEKVTVKQPPEVEGIRSTTVETATRVEGNKEKTAARLAPGAEEAMQKVTLKQPPEVEVIKSTTVEIASKVEGNKEKTAVRLAPGAEEAMQKVTLKLPPEVEGIKNTTVETATRVEGNKEKTVVRQTPGGKEGVNDKTTPKSLPRGEGVKEKTTEKPSSGVKVAHGDNTTKDKTTPKDPSLSVKTVQPVTQTAAVTEKKSLRAADFKSEPQWDFEDEYLLDSSAPPATCSESVKAKAAKSDWLRDLFLPNIMLFTDKRYFNDREWDRLEHFAPPYGFMELNYSLVKEVMTLLPPQPHQQLLLANSSRNESACISCAVVGNGGILNNSGMGQEIDSHDYVFRVSGAVIKGYEKDVGTKTSFYGFTAFSLVSSLQILEHKGFSKIPRGKHIRYIHFLEGARDYEWLKALLLNKDIRKGFLNHYGQRPRDRFDEDFTLDKYLVVHPDFLRYMKNRFLKSKNLQKHYWRLYRPTTGAFLLLTALHLCDQVSAYGYITEGHEKYSDHYYDKEWKRLIFYINHDFNLEKQVWKKLHDENIIRLYQRS